The sequence CCCCAGAGCTCATGGAGAACAGTTATGAAAATTTCTTCCAGGGGCCCCTATTGACCCCTGGAAGGGTGCCCCCGATCAAGTCCCCTGAGCCCTTCAGTCCTGTTTCTCCAGGGGCCaggccaggggtggggagggaacccaggagacAATAGGACTGACTCCCCCATCTCAGTTTCCCCCAGGTCAAGATCTTTGGGTCCAGCCCACTGCCAATCCAGAAGGTTCTATCCTTTGAGAGAAGAGAGGTGGGAGTCGCTTGCCCTCCTCACCAGCcctgtccccccgccccccgcccccagccccggccACTGTCACGGAAGACGGGATCATATCCACCGCACCCTGGGGTTTCTCCCTGGTGACCAACCGGAGCATTCCTCATACTCTGCAGAGGCCAGGGCAAATACCCCTCGCCACAGTCCCACCCTCCGCTACATGTGACCCAGGACGAGCCCTCTCCTTAGGGAGCGGGGACAACTCCACAGAAAGATGGGACTGCTCAGCTCAGCCTAGGGTGGGAGGTGGCTGGACCCCAGTTCCTGAGTGAACCCCTGATCTCCCCACTGGCCCATCCTGAATGTGACCTGGGTGTGCTATAGGGGGTGTGCTCAGAGCCCACTCTGCCTGGCTTCCAGCCAGcccaccccccacacccacccacccagagcCCGGCTGAGTAGCTGCAGCAAGGGGAGTCTCTGCCCCTGGAGTGGGATTTAGGAGGAGGGACGGAGCCTACATGCGGGGGTGTCGGGGGCAGAAAGCACCGGTTACAGCAGAATAGGGGTCCCTCCCCTTCCATTCCCTTCCTGAGTCTCCTTTCCCAGCCATTGGCCCTCTTGCTCCTCCCAAAGGAGGCTCTGCTCCCCTCCAGATGTCCCTtcttccagccacactgggcAGTCACAGTGGGGCAAGGTGCCCACGTAGGCCAGTGCCCCCCAGCTCCCTGAGGCAGGACCACAGAGATGGGTCGGACCGTCCGGCTCAGTCACCTCCTGGGGCTGATCCTTGGCCTGAGCAGAGACCTGGTCTCGGAATCCAGCCAGAGCCTCTTCTGAGCCTCGCGGAGTCTCGGGGACCTCAGTTCTCTTCGGAGAACGTGAACGCTGAGAAGTGCCTCCAAATCTCTCCTGGGCATCCCCCAAGCCACGTGGTCGCCCGCACACGCACCAGCACCTCCAGGGGCACCCCTGCCTGCCTACCTGGCAGGGCCGATGTTCCGATACTGGCAGAGCAGCAGGTGCCGGAAGGTCTTTTTAAAGGTGGCGTTGCAGAGGGCGTAGCAGGCCGGGTTGATGGTGCTATTGACGTAGCAGAGCCAGTAGCCGATGGACCACACGGTCTCGGGGATGCAGCTCTGGCAGAAGGTGTTCACCAGGACCATGACGTTGTAGGGCGTCCAGGTGAGGATGAAGGCCAGCAGGATGGCGAAGATGGTCCGCGTCACCTTGCGCTCCCGGGCCGCCATCTGCCGCTTCTTCCGCACCTGGCTGCGGGCGATGCTGGCAAACTTCCGGGCCACGTTGGCCGCCGGGCGCATGCCAGCCGGCGTGGCAGGCACGATCTCGATGGCTGTCACGCACTCGTTGCCCGTCTGCTTCGTCACAATCTGGATCTTGGACCATTTGGAGGCTGGGTTGAGGGTCCGTGGCTGGAGGGGGGGTGCGGGTGTGGCCGGCGTGGTGGCCTCTGTGGTTGACAGCTCTGTGGCCGGGCGCTCCTTGGTGTTTTGGGTGGCGCTGCCCGAGCTGGACTCATTGGAGGTGTCCTTGTCGGCCACGGGGCGTGGCGGGGGTGGCAGCGCGGGCGGAGGGGCCTCCTCTAGCTTCCCGTTGCGCAGCTCGGCCCGAGCGGCGGCGTCTCCCGGGGGCGGCGGTTTCTTGACGCTCTGCTTCATCAGGGGGCTCTTGAGGAAGGCCAGGGTCTTGGCCTTCTTCTCCTTTGGGCCTTCGGGCCGGTGCTTGTGAACCCGGCTGCGACTGGCCAGGGAGATGTGGACGTACAGCACCGTCATGATGACCACGGGCAGGTAGAAGGCGGCGATGGCCGTGCCGAAGGTCACCGCAGGGTTTGACaggaactggatgaagcactggTTGTCGGGCACAGTCCGCTTGCccaccacaaactgccagaacaAGATGGCAGGCGCCCAGAGCACGAAGGACAGGACCCAGGCGGCGGCGATCATCAGGCCTGCCATCTTGGTGGTGCGCCGGGCCGGATAGGTGAGGGGCTTGGTGACGCAGAAGTACCGGTCAAAGCTGATGATGAGCAGGTTCATGACAGAGGCATTGCTCACCACGTAGTCCAAGGCCAGCCACAGGTCACAGACCACGGCGCCCAGGGGCCAGTAGCCCTTGATGATGTACACGGTGTACAGGTTCATGGAGAAGGCGCCTATGATGAGATCGGCACAGGCCAGGCTGAAGAGAAAGTAGTTGTTGACCGTCTGCAGCTGCCTGTTGACCTTGATGGACAGCATCACCAGGATGTTGCCCACGACCGTCACCAGGCTCAGGGAGCCCGTCACCGTGGCGATGAACACCATCTCCACCGTCTCATAGCGGTTCCGGGTTGACGTGACCAGGCGCACAGACTGGTTGCCGGAGCTGCCGTTGATCGGGGTGAAGTTCGCCATTTTGGTTAGCTGCAGTGGGCGGATAGTGTCTGGAACGAGAGAGGAAGGGGGTGACCTGTTGAAGCGCATGAGAGGCGTGAGGTGAGGTACCCTGGAGTCAAGGTGACAGAGGAGCAACATCGTCCTGCAGAACCTGAGAgaacccggtcccatcacttcctcctGTCTCTGCTCACAGGGCATTTATTGGGTGCCTACTCTTTgcaagaggatgacagaggatgagatggttggatggcatcaccgactcaatggacatgagtttgggtaaactccgggagttggtgatagacagggaggcctgctgtgctgctgtccatggggttgcaaagagtcagacacgactgagcaactgaactgaactgaactctgtgcAAGCGCTGTTGTAGGCGCTGGGGCTACAGACGTGAAGGAGACACACACAGCCCCCCACTCTCACGGAGTTCACATCCCGATCAGGGGAGACATACAAACACATGAGCAATGAAAAAGCGCTAGAACGAAAACAAGGgcaggtgacagagaatgagtcaGAGAGGGGATGGGCAGTCAGAGCTGCAGAGAGTGGCCTCGGCGAGGGCGATGGAGGAGCTGAGGCTGGGAGTCATGTGCAAGGTATGGACAGAAGGCCAGtgtgggtggaggggtgggggcaagGGTGGTCCCCGACTTCAGCACGTGGCTCAGGTCAgaggtattcattcattcacccactttgtcacttcttttatttttttagattttttaaatattttttaaattagaggataattacaatattgtgctagttttttgctatccatcaacatgaatcagcattaGATacatgtatgtcccctccctcttgaacttggTCACTTCTTAACCAAATGTTGCGGCGGGACTTGCCCGCTAATCCCTACAGAAGGCACTGGGGACAAAGGCAAGAATATATACTATCAGCTAACATGCATTGTTTACCAAGCACCTTCCATGCTTTCTGCaagtattcattcatttcatcctcacaacaaaCCTAGGAAGTGGACgctgttatttatttgtttattggtaGTGGGGtgcggcatgcagaatcttagttccctgatcagggaccaaatccgcaccccctgcagtggaagcatgcagtcttaaccactggactgccagggcagtCTTGGACATTGTTATTTCTTAGTAACAGATGAAGAATCCAAGGCTGTAACCTGCCCAAGGTTCCGTAGCTCCTGCCACTCATGTTGCTGTCCCAGAGCTAAGGGGTCTGGCAGAGGGAGGCCCAAAGAGCCACAGGAGCCAGTGGTCCCAGAGGTGACCTGACCTGATCAGGGAACAGGTGGCATGGAACCGGAAATTCAATGAGGAGGGGACAGTGCCCCTGTGGCAGCCCCTCCCGGAACACTCCCCCATCCCCAGGGCGTGGGGGTGCAGTGCAAGGGTAGCTGGGGTCTGCCTGTGAAGAATCAGAAGCCGAAAGGGCCCATCCACTGAGGCCAGACTCCCAGGGCTTCCCGGGGGCCAGTGCCCGATGGGAACCCGAAGGGGGAGCGAGTGGCCCAGAGGGGCTGCAGCAGGGGCCAGCCCCCGAGGGTGCCCGTCATTCGCCAGTGCACACCGCGCGCCCTAGCCGGAGGCCCCCAAGCATGAGGCCTCTCCCTGAAGCCTCTTCGCGtcccccccacctcctctccctccgaGTGAGGGAGGCCCACGCCCAGCGCGCTGTGCCAGGGCAGCCGTTCAGCCCAGCCTCCTTCACACCCGCCAACACGCGCACCATTACACACGCACACAGGCCCATCACAGCCCTGCCAGCCCCGCAGCTCCCTGGCGTATATACGTAGTTCTGTGCGTCTGtgtgagagagaaacagaggcgGAGGAAGTGGGGTgtggaggaaggagcctgggcCCCGCAGCCCAGGCGCCCAGGGTCTCATCTGGGCGGCCATGCACAAGCCACCGTGCCTCCCTGCCCCGCCTGCTCTCCTTTGCAAAGTAGAGAGAGGCTACTTGTCCTGGGACAGCCTCCCGGCAGTGATGGGGGTCAGCACCTCATCTGCCTCTCCAGCACGAACGTGCACTGGAGGTTGGAGCCAGGTGCCAGGGTGACCCCCCCCACACCCCGCCGCCAGGGTACCCTCCAAGCCTAGCTTCAGTCAGCCAGCATCACAGCCCCAGCCTCCTGGCCTGGCAGTTTCAATCCTCACACCCAATTCCTTAGTTCACAGGAGAGGCTCAGAGCAGGGTGGTGCCACCCCCAAGGTGGCAGAAGAGTCAAGGGCAAAGACCAAGTACCATGCTGACAGACTCCAAAATAGAAGCCCGGGCACCACCTCCTGGGCAAGACAGGAGGCGGACGCACCCGGCCTGGGGAGGCTGCCTTCTACAGGCACGTGCTGGCTGGCTGGCGAGGGCTGGGCAGGAATGGTCCGTCTGCCAGCCCCAAGGAAACCCTCGCCTTagacccccaccctgccccccgccccctgccaggGTCCAGACACAGGCCGGTGAGATCGAAATGGAACTGGAGGTATCAGACAGGAAACATATAATAGCTCTTGTTTATTGAGTGTGAATTATGAGTCAGGGATCCCTCTGAGCTTTTTATATAGATTATCgggtttaatcctcacagcagccgAAAAAGGCAGGTGCTGTAAGTGTCTTCATCTTACTGAGGTATATTCTTACCCGCGAGGATAATGTGAATTAACTTGCCTAAAGTCACCCAGTGTGGAAGAAGGGGCGGGGGCGGAATTAGAGCCTGGCAGCCACCTTAACCCCAAGGTGCTACAACATCACCTTGTTCTCCTGCCTCTACTCCACCCTGCCTCGGGTGGCTCAGCGGttaaaagaatccatctgcgacACAGGACACACGGGAGACAGGAGTTCGATtccaaggttgggaagatcccctggagaaggaaaagcaacccactccagtattcttacatggagaatcccgacggacagaggagcctggcgggctacggtccgtggggtcacaaagagtcaggcaggactgggcACGCTGCGCGGGGGTGGATCAGGGGAGGCCTGGGTGTAGGGTCTCTTCTCATTCCTTGCGGGCTCCCTCTCCTAGCGTCCCCAGAGAAAAGCAGATCTCTTGTCTCCATCTGAACAGCTTGtctccaatcaggtggccaagggtTTATTCGCCCTGGACCTGCTTGGGGAAGCAGCCAGCTGCAGGCAGGGCTAGGCAAATACTTTCCCCTCTTCCCGCCCCTAATGTCTTTCCGGGGTAGGGGGGATCACCCGCAGACATTCGAATTTAGCCTCTGCTGGGGCTCTTCTCTGGGATCCAGGCCCGCGGGAACCTGGGGAGGGGAGCAGCCGCTGCCCGGGGATGTGCGCACCGCTAGATGGCAATGTCGGTCCCTGGGTGCAGCTCCGGACCTAGAGCGGGTGGCCGCTATTCGCCCACTGCCCCCAAACTCCGAGAGCGACTGGGAACGCAGGGGAGGTCCCTCACAGGGGAGGGACTGGGGCCCCCTCGCCAGGCCCCGCCCTGGAGCTGCCTTGGGCTCCTCCAGGGGCTCCACGGTGGGAAAGTTAAGGGCACCCGGTTCCATCCGGCACACTGCGAGGCATGGGTGGGCGGGAAGGCGAGTTCGAGCTCTGTTTGTGTGTGATCACTGGGGAGCGCGCGTAGAAGCTAGTAGCTGTctgcatgtgctgtgtgtgtgtgtgctgagccaCGCCTGGATACCAGTGCGCCCGTGTGCGCGTGAGCATGCTCGCGCGGTGTGGACACGTgcatgtgcatgtctgtgtgtgcctggagtgctgcggcCCAGGGATGCACACGGTTCGGGTGTGCCTGCATCTGTGAGCCTGTGTGCAGGAGCAAATGCCGGGCCCACCGTGGGTCCTGTGGGTCCCGCCCCTGCCCGGAGGCTCAGCCCTTACTTCGGCTGTCTGAGTAAGAAGGTCGGCCAAGAACCCGGGTCTAGAGCGCTCCCCGCCTGTGTATGGAGAGGGGTTCCCGGCTGCACTGCAAGACCAGACTACAATCTGAGTTGCCAGGGAGACCCCAGACGTGGGGGCGTCGTCTTAGCCCAGGGCCCCGCGGTGTCTGCGTCCCCAACGTTGAGGTGCAGAGTCCCGGACTGGGACGGACTTTTTCGAGGGGTTGCTGGTAGAGTCTCTCAACCCGACTTGAGGGATACTAGGCTCTGATGTCGCCGAAGGGCGCCCAGTCTGCGGGGCAGAAGGGTGCGAGAAGCACCTCCATAACTGGGAGGCCCGGCCCGGGGCTTGTGTAAGGCGTGTGTAAGACTCTTCCCCATCTCACATTCCTCACCCCGAACCCCGCCGAAGAGGCACCGCCCGGCTCCAGCGGCTGGAGTGGGCACCCGGCCTCTCGAGCCCTGGACTGGGGCGGGCCTCGTTGGGAATTATTACTGGGCCCAACTGGAGACCACGTCTCCGCGACTCCCTGGTGGCCGAAGGGGCCCTGGCTCCCCCgtgccccaccctcccccaacTCCCTGGAGCGCAGTTCCTGCAGCCTCTGGGCGTGGGCACCTTGCTTTCCTGGGTCCTGGAGCCCCCCTTTCCCAGGCGCGATGGGCTCGCGTTCCCTGTACGCCAgggcggggggcggcggcggtggtggtggtgaaagGGGGTTGGGGGGTGAGTCCTAGATTCCTAGGCGTTCACGCTAGGGCTGCGGGAAGGCTGTGGTCTCCGCTGTGTCCCTGGGGCAGGAGAGGAGACTAGGAGTTGTGGGGACGGAGAAGGGGCGCAGGGGATTTGGCACCGACATTGCGCGTGACACTTCCGCCATGGGGCTCGGGGCTTGGCGCTGGACCTCCTAGTCTCTGAGCCTGGGCGACAAAGGAGGGGAGTCTTGGAGGGGGGAGGGGCGCCAGGAGAGGGCAGGGGTGTTTCCCGTCAGAGTTCAAGGTCGCTGATGGAGGACTCGGtggactggagtgggctggcgGCGCCGGGGTGGCGAGGAGACGGGCGGGAAAAAGCCTCTTTGGGGCTCCAGCGCCCGGCGCCCCGAagagctgccagtgcaggatggAGTGCGGGGTCCCGCCCCCGACGGCTGCCCCGGGCTCCTGAGGGGCTGCGGGCGGGCACacacaccatcaccaccaccgccACCGCCCGACCTACTGCCTGTCCATTCCTTCCCGGAGGCGCACCTGGAGAAGCCTCCGAGCCACACTCCGGGCCTTTCTTTCAGCGGGCCCCTCACCCCCGAGGCCTTCTGCACCTCCCAGCACCGGGCTCGCCCGCGAAGAAGCCTGGGGCCCTGTCCTAGTCGGGCCCGCCTCGGGGAGCCTCCGAGGGTCCGGGAGCCACGCGTCCCTCTCTGCCCACCGAGTCCCCCGCCCCCGCGCAGCCGCGGAGTCACTTACCAGACACCTCCGCCCCGTTCCCCTCGCACCTGACAGACGGCGGGACTGGGGGGTGGCCCCGCGGGCCGGCGGGCGGGGCGCGCGGCCGGGccgcgggccgggggcggggacgGGGTGCAGAGGGGCGGCCCCTGTTCCGCCCGCAGCTCCCGGCGCTGTGGCTGAGACTCGCGCTCACGCTCGCACTTTTCCCCGAGCCGCGTGATGTCACGGGGAAGCAGCCAATCCTGGCGGGGCCGCGCCGCCCGCCCCGGGCCGGCCACCCAACGGGGACGCGCGGGGGGCACCACCCCGGGCGTCGGGGACCCCCGCTACGCGCGCCCCTCCCTGGAGCCGGCCGGCGGCTCTCCACTCGGGCACTGTGGAGAGGCACCGCCCGCGGTCCCCAGCGCGGCTTGGCGGGGGGCGCTGCCCTCCcgggagcctgggggtggggtggggtggggtgtccgCGTTGTCATGGGGACGCGGCGCCCCCTCGCgggctggggagggagctggCAGTCCCCTCTGGCTGCGCTCCCGCCCCCGCTCTGACCAAGCACCGGGGACGGGGAGGGGGTGTCGTGCCCCGCCCGGATGTTTCTCCTCACACTGCCCGGCTCGCAGCTCGACCACGGGAGCGCGAGTGTTTGACCCTAACAGGAGGttatgggtgggtgggtgggtggggtgggctcTCGGCCGTCCGGGTTCCGTCGGGGCAGAGAGCCGAGGGCCGGCAGTTTCGAGCCTCGAGGCGGAGTATTGGCCGCCGGGCAGCCAGGGAAGAGGGGGCGCCGTCGGGACCTGGGAAGGCGCTGGAGAGAGAAGCTAGGCGACGGTCCCTAGGGAGAGAGGAACCGGCTCATCACACGCAACCCCGTCCGACCCTCATTCCTGAGGCCAGGCTTCCTGCTCCCGCGCTCCAAGCCGGGGAGCCGGTGCGCACCCTTTCTCCAGCCCCGGGGACAGGACGCGCCGCCCATCCAGCCTGGAGGGCAAGCTCTCCGATGCCTTTGGGGAAATCCGAGTGCCCAAGGTCACCTGGGGTGGAACCCGGAGCGAGACCCCCGAGGGAGAGAGCTGCTGGTCTCCTTGAGGTGTCCGGGAACCGCGCGGGCCAGAgccctggggctcggggccttgcCTGCCCCAGCAGGAGGGCCGGCTGAGGCACTCGAGGAATGAGCGCTGGGAGGCTTCAGCACCTTGGAGAGCGCCACCTCGGCGCAGACCTTGGCAGACCCGCTCGGCCTGCGGGCACCAGCGTTCCCGTCTCCCCCGAGACCATCCTTCCTGCGGCGGGCCaaggtccccccaccccccaaacgcCCGGGCCCCGGGGCTTGGCACCTCAAACTCTCTGAGCGCGAACATCCGATTAAACCTTAAGACGGATGGTTTCTTTTCTTGGAAAAACAATTCAAGTCccgccccacctccaccctcccccAAGGGTTGGGCGGGGGGCTGTGTGTGCCGGGCGCGGGGAGGTGGAGGGCGTACCGCAGCGGAGGAGGCAGCAGGAGCTGCCAGGAAAGGGGCGGGAACTCAGGCAGGAGCCAGCCCCGTGGTGCTCTTCGGGTGGAGCCCTCTGTGAACCTGAGGGCTGCAGCTGGCGGCCTGGACGAGTGAGAAGCCATCGTCTTTTACCTGAACCATCTGGTCTCCCATGATTCTCATAACCAACGGGTGGAAAAGGCCCTGCTGTTCTTGCCCTCatcttacagaagaggaaacaggcctGGTTGGTTCATGTGACGAATAGGTAACTGTCTGCACTGGTTTCCCTTTTCCATATCCCTCCTAGGGCCTGGGAGAGGGTGGTCCTTCTAGGAGGGTGAAAGTGTGTGTTTGCACAGACATGCAGGTTGGGATGATCTGTCAGAGGAGGAAACAAACAAGGCCACTGGAGGCCGCAGAAACCAGAAAAGTCTCCAACCACTCCCTTGAATTCTTCCAGAAGCTGTTGGGCAAAGCTACCCCCATTTTTCCAAAATGCCTATGGTGGGGTAGGTAGGTAGGGCCTTGGGCATCCCCCAGTCCCAGATCCCACAGTGAACTGTGGAGAGCAGAGTCAGAAACCAAGGGACCTAGTTTAGTCTTTACTCTCTACCTTTGATCCAACTGGGTCCATAGGCATCTTGatagtgaaaatcgctcagtcgtgtctgactcttggcgaccctgtggactatagtccatggaattctccaggccagaatactcgagtggctagcctttcccttctccaggggatcttcccaacccagggattgaacctaggtctcctgcattgcaggcggattctttaccaactgagtcatgagggaagcccatcttgGGTCCACAGAACTGCTGGGAACCTGTTGCCTCATCTCCAGTTGGGATTGCTGAGTTCTGCCCCACTGACCCTGCAACCTTATCATTATAAGCAAGGGGGCCCATGGAGGCTCTACCCATGCAGACAAGGGCTTTCTAAGGGAAGGGGATGGTGTGGGGATGGGAGGTGTTGACAGGGGTCTCCAACAGGTAGGGGCTGGGCTCATGCTTGACCAGTAAGGACAGAGGCAAGGCCAGGCAGGACTGAATTTAGGTCACTTCATCCACAAGGCCTCCTCCTACCccttttttcccagagcacatcAGGGTCCCATCTAGGTTCAGACCCTGGCTCCACCAGTGAGCTGTGTGTACCCACCGCAGAGGGTTTGTGGAAAGGTCTGAAATGATAAACACTGAATCCTCAGCACACACTTTACAATCAACAAATTCAGAGTCCCCACTCAGACCACGAAATTCTTCCTCCCACAGAGGGGAGGGCTGGGTGGAGGGCAGGCACTGCAGGGGGCGCCATTCTCCTTCCATCCTTTAATGTGTAACTCAAATctcacctctccaaggaggcctcctcCTACCACCCCAGTGCTCTCAGAGCTGGAAGTAACTTTAGGAGGCTGCAGAGAATAAGCCCGACCTCCTATCCGGAAAAATGAAGCAAGAGAAAAGGCAAGTggcctgcccaaggccacacagctagttgATGTG comes from Dama dama isolate Ldn47 chromosome 1, ASM3311817v1, whole genome shotgun sequence and encodes:
- the CHRM4 gene encoding muscarinic acetylcholine receptor M4, which codes for MANFTPINGSSGNQSVRLVTSTRNRYETVEMVFIATVTGSLSLVTVVGNILVMLSIKVNRQLQTVNNYFLFSLACADLIIGAFSMNLYTVYIIKGYWPLGAVVCDLWLALDYVVSNASVMNLLIISFDRYFCVTKPLTYPARRTTKMAGLMIAAAWVLSFVLWAPAILFWQFVVGKRTVPDNQCFIQFLSNPAVTFGTAIAAFYLPVVIMTVLYVHISLASRSRVHKHRPEGPKEKKAKTLAFLKSPLMKQSVKKPPPPGDAAARAELRNGKLEEAPPPALPPPPRPVADKDTSNESSSGSATQNTKERPATELSTTEATTPATPAPPLQPRTLNPASKWSKIQIVTKQTGNECVTAIEIVPATPAGMRPAANVARKFASIARSQVRKKRQMAARERKVTRTIFAILLAFILTWTPYNVMVLVNTFCQSCIPETVWSIGYWLCYVNSTINPACYALCNATFKKTFRHLLLCQYRNIGPAR